The DNA region ATCGCCCGATTGCAGGATGTGAAAGATCCAGATGCTGGCGAGAGAAGTATCGGAGACTATATACGATTGGGGCCATTAGGGACGGCGTTACTGCCTTCGGACAAACCAAGGGTATTGATTATTGATGAGATTGATAAAAGCGATATCGATTTACCCAATGATTTGCTTACGGTTTTTGAGGAAGGAAAATTTATCATTCCAGAATTAGAACGGCTTAAGCAAGAATTTAATTCTGGTAAAAAGACTAATGACTCAAAGGTTTGGGTTAGGACTTCCTACAGCGACGATGAAGAAAATACGAAGGGCGATCGCCGCAAAGAAATCAAGAATGGTTTGGTGAGCTGTACATCCTTTCCTTTCATTGTGTTGACCAGTAATGGTGAGCGTGATTTCCCAGCCCCATTTTTACGGCGTTGTTTGCGGCTGACGATGGAGAATCCCACAAAGGAAATGTTGACTGATATCGTCAAAGCGCATTTCAAAGATGAATTTGATGAGACGAAAATTGATAGCAAGCTCGTTAAAGACATGATTAAAAACTTTCATGATCGCATCAAGACTGGCGCTGAAACCCTTGCTACGGATCAGCTCTTAAATGCTGTTTATATGGTGCTCAACAATCGGTGTGACGGCAAAATCAAAGGGAAGGATGATTTGGTCAAAATCCTAACGAAAGACCTCGGGATGGTTGAAGGAGATTTTGAGTAAGGCAATCCTAGACAAACCGCTAGAGGGTTTCATCACTACACTGGGACGCTCAGATTTGCTGCTGACCAAAAATCCTCAGAGTACTTGCGCAGATGATCTTGATATTGCCGATATGCTCTGGCTAGCTCAACAAATACAGGAGCGATCGCCGGATATTACTGAGACAGAAGATGAAAGCTCGGATGATCAGGCAAGTAATGAGAATCGTGGTGATCGCCGTCCAGCTCAAGGAACATCCTCCAGTACAGTTTCAGGCAACTACAATAGCCCACCACCAAAGGCAGATATCACTACCCAAGGTGAGCAATCTAAATTTGAAGGGCGATCGCCACAGATGGATAGCCTGCC from [Leptolyngbya] sp. PCC 7376 includes:
- a CDS encoding MoxR family ATPase; amino-acid sequence: MSKKSPDWYVFKGNDADGKINVIGLANDDLPPAPPWRTFGAEQSESDGKEGDRPKKRGETFQVREHEKEMINAALFLRRPLLITGNPGTGKSSLAYAVAHQLELGEVLYWPITTRTTLKDGLYNYDAIARLQDVKDPDAGERSIGDYIRLGPLGTALLPSDKPRVLIIDEIDKSDIDLPNDLLTVFEEGKFIIPELERLKQEFNSGKKTNDSKVWVRTSYSDDEENTKGDRRKEIKNGLVSCTSFPFIVLTSNGERDFPAPFLRRCLRLTMENPTKEMLTDIVKAHFKDEFDETKIDSKLVKDMIKNFHDRIKTGAETLATDQLLNAVYMVLNNRCDGKIKGKDDLVKILTKDLGMVEGDFE